One part of the Gemmatimonadota bacterium genome encodes these proteins:
- a CDS encoding PAS domain S-box protein, whose amino-acid sequence MPPVVPPGTDFPLPAAAVTALLGDEARVRSAAQDLAQAIVAGANDGIVTFDESRRYTLWNPAMEQLYGVPSTEVIGRTPDECFPTLARSWLRDAYDAALRGETVSLPAREITSRSTGRTAIVDATYRPLYDAHGRRIGGVGTLRDITRERETAHRLARLSAIAEQTNEGVVMTDAAGCIVWVNAAWQRITGWTLIEVAGRTPGAVLRGPYSLPDARVVIREALAAGQPYSGTIVNHRRDGTPLWMIVHVTPMRDADGTLTGWVGIQHDITELRAREQQLKAERAFAASLVAANADGIVAFDRSLRVTEWNPTMHEWSGIPRSAALGLHLDDVMPLAEAEARRARFERLLRDGEPFFSARDYTFPWSSAVWHVETVVTPIRDLDSGEITGALATIREISDRLKAEAAVRRERERLLDAIGALDSGMAMFDADERLIAFNPSFARLRPASAPLSLGMRLAELLGYVVRGGRHPGTGEPAAVWLARMLERHRGEGGVFEEEVGPFMMRRAIARTRDGGSVVLLTDITEQKEIRTSLEQARDAANAASRIKSEFLARMSHELRTPLNSIIGFSQQVLRRPHAPLHDRDRLYLERVHQNGAHLLTLINSILDLSKIEAGRMEVVLAPTDVGGLVRETVALLEGNARGDRVELRLELPPVLRPVLTDAGQLRQVIINLVGNALKFTHAGSVVVRVEADDQQRPTRISVIDTGVGIPAERLDAIFEAFEQVDVSTARTYGGTGLGLAISRAICQLLGARLDDERRGERIDVHHRAAVGALGHGAWGLAQGRGRPGARAAGPGAAGHAPWFRSPRKMVVSSPTAKSRPWPGSAHSCNKYRVVGEASDVHVTPSKRRMVPSSPNAYTSVGPVPHTWRSVFCTGLAMPYHRTPS is encoded by the coding sequence ATGCCGCCCGTCGTCCCGCCAGGAACCGACTTCCCGCTGCCCGCCGCGGCGGTGACTGCGCTGCTGGGCGACGAGGCACGGGTGCGGTCGGCCGCGCAGGACCTGGCGCAGGCGATCGTAGCGGGTGCCAACGACGGGATCGTCACCTTCGACGAGTCGCGTCGCTACACGCTGTGGAATCCGGCGATGGAGCAGCTCTATGGCGTGCCGAGCACCGAGGTCATCGGGCGCACGCCCGACGAGTGCTTTCCAACGCTCGCCCGTTCGTGGCTGAGGGACGCGTACGACGCCGCACTGCGCGGCGAAACGGTCTCGCTGCCGGCGCGCGAGATCACCTCGCGCTCGACCGGGCGCACGGCGATCGTCGACGCCACGTATCGCCCCTTGTACGATGCGCACGGGAGGCGCATCGGCGGTGTAGGGACGCTGCGTGACATCACGCGCGAGCGCGAAACGGCCCACCGCCTGGCGCGACTCTCGGCGATCGCGGAGCAGACGAACGAAGGGGTCGTGATGACCGACGCGGCCGGGTGCATCGTGTGGGTCAACGCGGCCTGGCAGCGCATCACGGGGTGGACGCTGATTGAGGTGGCAGGGCGCACCCCGGGCGCGGTGCTAAGGGGGCCGTACTCGCTCCCCGATGCCCGCGTGGTGATTCGCGAGGCCCTTGCAGCTGGCCAGCCCTACAGCGGGACGATCGTCAACCATCGGCGTGATGGCACGCCGCTCTGGATGATCGTGCACGTCACGCCGATGCGCGACGCCGACGGGACGCTCACCGGATGGGTCGGCATCCAGCACGACATCACCGAGCTGCGGGCGCGCGAGCAGCAACTCAAGGCCGAGCGCGCGTTCGCGGCGTCGCTCGTCGCGGCCAATGCGGATGGCATCGTGGCGTTCGACCGGTCGTTGCGCGTGACGGAGTGGAATCCCACGATGCACGAGTGGTCCGGCATCCCGCGCTCGGCCGCGCTCGGCCTGCACCTCGATGACGTCATGCCGCTGGCGGAGGCCGAGGCGCGACGGGCGAGATTCGAGCGACTGCTGCGCGATGGTGAGCCGTTCTTCAGCGCACGCGACTACACCTTTCCCTGGTCCTCGGCCGTCTGGCATGTCGAGACCGTTGTCACTCCCATTCGCGACCTCGACTCCGGCGAGATCACGGGCGCGCTGGCGACCATTCGCGAGATCTCCGACCGTTTGAAGGCAGAAGCCGCGGTCCGTCGCGAGCGCGAGCGACTGCTCGACGCCATCGGGGCGCTCGATTCCGGCATGGCGATGTTCGACGCCGACGAGCGTCTCATCGCCTTCAACCCGAGCTTCGCGCGCCTGCGGCCGGCATCGGCCCCGTTGTCCCTCGGGATGAGGCTGGCCGAGCTGCTGGGGTACGTGGTGCGGGGCGGGCGTCACCCGGGGACGGGAGAACCGGCGGCCGTCTGGCTCGCGCGGATGCTCGAGCGGCATCGTGGCGAGGGGGGCGTCTTCGAGGAAGAGGTCGGGCCGTTCATGATGCGCCGTGCAATCGCGCGTACGCGCGACGGCGGGAGCGTCGTCCTCCTCACCGACATCACGGAGCAGAAGGAGATTCGCACCTCGCTGGAGCAGGCGCGCGACGCGGCCAACGCGGCGAGTCGCATCAAGAGCGAGTTCCTTGCCCGGATGTCGCATGAACTGCGCACGCCGCTCAACAGCATCATCGGCTTCAGCCAGCAGGTGCTGCGCCGTCCGCACGCCCCGCTCCACGATCGCGACCGCCTGTATCTCGAGCGCGTGCACCAGAACGGGGCGCACCTGCTGACGCTCATCAACAGCATCCTCGACCTCTCCAAGATCGAGGCGGGACGCATGGAGGTGGTGCTCGCGCCGACCGACGTGGGGGGGCTGGTGCGCGAGACCGTCGCCTTGCTCGAGGGCAACGCGCGCGGCGACCGGGTCGAGCTGCGCCTCGAGCTCCCGCCCGTCCTGCGCCCGGTCCTCACCGATGCGGGTCAACTCCGGCAGGTGATCATCAACCTCGTCGGCAACGCCCTCAAGTTCACGCATGCCGGGAGCGTCGTCGTGCGGGTGGAGGCCGACGATCAGCAGCGTCCGACGCGGATCTCGGTGATCGATACCGGGGTCGGGATCCCCGCCGAGCGGCTCGACGCCATCTTCGAGGCCTTCGAGCAGGTCGACGTGTCCACCGCGCGCACTTATGGCGGAACCGGCCTCGGGCTGGCGATCTCGCGGGCGATCTGCCAACTGCTCGGCGCACGGCTCGACGACGAGCGTCGAGGGGAGCGGATCGACGTTCACCATCGCGCTGCCGTCGGCGCCCTAGGGCACGGCGCGTGGGGCCTGGCGCAAGGGCGGGGGCGCCCTGGGGCGCGCGCCGCTGGGCCCGGCGCCGCTGGGCACGCGCCCTGGTTCCGCTCCCCGCGCAAAATGGTCGTGAGCAGCCCCACCGCGAAGAGTCGCCCCTGGCCCGGTTCCGCCCACAGCTGCAACAAGTACCGCGTGGTGGGTGAGGCGAGCGACGTCCACGTCACCCCGTCGAAGCGGAGGATGGTGCCGTCCTCGCCTAACGCGTACACGTCGGTCGGCCCCGTCCCCCACACGTGGCGCAGCGTCTTCTGCACCGGGCTCGCCATGCCGTACCACCGCACGCCATCGTAG
- a CDS encoding response regulator produces MPESRSGVSATFHIGLPAEQFASAFPFHVAIGPDLAVLQVGKSLRRVCPDVRPGVAVEDAFTVERPHVPLSFGSLVKNTGLLWLLVHKASGMQLRGQMSHVPGEEAVLFLGSPWLTDTAAIKAYGLNISDFALHDPVVDLLQLVMSQNAALSDVRKLAAKLSEQRAELREANRRMGSQTSTTQALEHAPTLRAAAPTVLQSLFDAIGWDMIALWWDAGDERTLECLALVAAEEPTLAELATATRAARFERSIGLAGQVWSNERPLWVEDVREMRAAQCPRAPAAQRAGIASVFGVPVRVGGVVRGVIELQSRLEQPLDEEVLKLVDDVASKLGQFEARRAAERALLQAKEAAESASRVKSEFLANMSHEIRTPMNGVLGMTQLLLDTLLTDEQRDIVRTIAASGEALLTIINDILDLSKIEAGRLEFEHAPFDLGHTIEDVLELLGARAEEKEIDALVRMTPGCPRLLDGDAGRVRQILVNLVGNAIKFTSHGRVVVEAECLERSGNESLIRLAVHDTGPGIRADVVPQLFQSFSQGDSSTTRKFGGTGLGLAITRRLAEAMGGSAGVSSTEGKGSTFWVTLRMTVGKALPSVGLQLARGAAIVVEPDGERAGMLRPLLEAAGYVVHLTDSAANIPGIVAAHPGQTFAAVVVGGRASTVALEGDAATIRGALPGLHTVVAIVPLAQRMSSASLREAGFSSILALPLRPSHLVAAVAPAEPAPRQGGARESAAEQSHRDGLPRNGEALPVTRRILVVDDNAVNQLVAVGMLRKLGCASDVAADGADAVRRVAEQPYDLVLMDCMMPDMDGYAATRAIRAAERATGAPRLPIVALTASARREDRDRAMESGMDDHVAKPLVFDDLREVVERWTAVEIRQGEPAVDIAVIERLRDTYGEGGEEFVQALVDLFIDDAPRRLATLRAAAESGDADAVANGAHALQGSAATLGAVALTRLARELDAAAQAGPNAPLVSLVERIGHDVALVCARLRELVDQHSPPVDL; encoded by the coding sequence GTGCCCGAGTCTCGTTCCGGCGTCAGCGCAACATTCCACATCGGGCTCCCGGCCGAGCAGTTCGCGTCGGCCTTCCCGTTTCACGTCGCGATCGGGCCCGACCTTGCCGTCCTGCAGGTGGGCAAGTCGCTGCGGCGCGTCTGCCCCGACGTGCGCCCGGGCGTAGCGGTCGAGGACGCCTTCACCGTCGAGCGCCCGCACGTCCCGCTCAGCTTCGGATCGTTGGTCAAGAACACCGGGCTGCTCTGGCTCCTGGTGCACAAGGCGTCGGGGATGCAGCTGCGCGGGCAGATGTCGCACGTGCCGGGCGAGGAGGCGGTCCTCTTCCTTGGCTCGCCCTGGCTCACCGACACGGCGGCGATCAAGGCGTACGGGCTCAACATCTCCGATTTCGCGCTGCACGACCCGGTCGTCGACCTCTTGCAGCTGGTGATGTCGCAGAATGCGGCGCTGAGCGACGTGCGCAAGCTCGCCGCCAAGCTCTCGGAACAGCGCGCCGAGCTGCGCGAAGCCAACCGTCGCATGGGGTCGCAGACGTCGACCACGCAGGCGCTGGAGCACGCCCCCACGCTGCGCGCCGCCGCCCCCACCGTCCTGCAGTCGCTGTTTGACGCCATCGGGTGGGACATGATCGCCCTCTGGTGGGACGCCGGCGACGAACGCACGCTCGAGTGCCTCGCGCTCGTCGCCGCCGAGGAACCGACGCTCGCCGAGCTCGCCACCGCCACCCGCGCCGCGCGCTTCGAACGCTCCATCGGGCTCGCCGGACAGGTGTGGAGCAACGAGCGCCCGCTCTGGGTCGAGGACGTCCGCGAGATGCGGGCGGCGCAGTGCCCGCGCGCCCCCGCCGCGCAGCGCGCCGGGATTGCGTCGGTCTTTGGCGTCCCCGTACGCGTGGGCGGCGTGGTGCGCGGTGTCATCGAATTGCAGAGTCGCCTCGAGCAGCCGCTGGACGAGGAGGTGCTCAAGCTCGTCGACGACGTGGCCTCGAAGCTCGGCCAGTTCGAGGCGCGTCGCGCCGCCGAACGCGCCCTCCTGCAAGCCAAGGAAGCCGCCGAATCGGCGAGCCGAGTGAAGTCCGAGTTCCTGGCCAACATGAGCCACGAGATCCGGACGCCGATGAACGGCGTGCTCGGGATGACGCAGCTCCTGCTCGATACGCTCCTCACCGACGAGCAGCGCGACATCGTGCGCACGATCGCTGCTTCGGGCGAGGCGCTGCTCACGATCATCAACGACATTCTCGACCTGTCCAAGATCGAGGCGGGACGCCTCGAGTTCGAGCACGCCCCCTTCGACCTCGGTCACACCATCGAGGATGTGCTCGAGCTGCTCGGCGCGCGCGCCGAGGAGAAGGAAATCGACGCGCTCGTGCGCATGACACCGGGATGCCCGCGCCTGCTCGATGGCGACGCGGGGCGCGTGCGACAGATCCTCGTGAACCTCGTGGGCAACGCGATCAAGTTCACGAGCCATGGGCGCGTGGTCGTCGAGGCCGAGTGCCTGGAGCGGTCGGGGAACGAGTCGCTCATCCGGCTGGCGGTCCACGACACCGGTCCGGGGATTCGCGCCGACGTGGTCCCCCAGCTCTTCCAGAGCTTCTCGCAGGGCGACAGCTCGACGACGCGCAAGTTCGGTGGCACGGGGCTCGGGCTCGCCATCACGCGACGCCTGGCCGAGGCGATGGGGGGAAGCGCGGGGGTGAGCAGCACCGAGGGCAAGGGATCGACCTTCTGGGTGACGCTGCGCATGACGGTGGGCAAGGCGCTCCCCTCGGTCGGGCTCCAGCTCGCGCGTGGTGCCGCGATCGTCGTCGAGCCCGATGGCGAGCGCGCGGGGATGTTGCGCCCCCTGCTCGAGGCGGCCGGCTACGTCGTGCACCTGACGGACAGCGCGGCCAACATCCCCGGGATCGTCGCGGCGCATCCGGGGCAGACGTTCGCCGCGGTCGTGGTCGGCGGGCGCGCCTCGACGGTGGCGCTGGAAGGCGACGCCGCGACCATTCGTGGCGCCCTCCCCGGGCTGCACACCGTCGTGGCCATCGTGCCGCTTGCGCAGCGCATGAGCAGCGCCTCGCTCCGCGAAGCGGGCTTCTCGAGCATCCTGGCCCTGCCGCTGCGCCCGTCGCATCTCGTGGCGGCCGTCGCCCCGGCAGAGCCGGCGCCCAGGCAGGGGGGCGCGCGCGAGTCCGCCGCCGAACAGTCGCACCGGGACGGTCTCCCGCGGAACGGCGAGGCGCTTCCCGTCACCCGACGCATCCTCGTCGTCGACGACAACGCCGTGAACCAGCTGGTGGCCGTCGGGATGCTGCGCAAGCTGGGCTGTGCCTCCGACGTGGCAGCTGACGGCGCCGACGCCGTGCGCCGGGTGGCCGAACAGCCGTACGACCTGGTGCTGATGGACTGCATGATGCCCGACATGGACGGATATGCCGCGACGCGCGCCATCCGTGCCGCGGAGCGGGCCACCGGTGCGCCGCGCCTCCCGATCGTCGCCCTCACGGCCAGCGCTCGCCGCGAGGATCGTGACCGCGCGATGGAATCGGGGATGGACGACCACGTCGCCAAGCCGCTCGTGTTCGACGACCTGCGCGAGGTGGTGGAGCGCTGGACCGCCGTGGAGATCCGGCAGGGGGAGCCTGCGGTGGACATCGCCGTCATCGAGCGACTGCGCGACACCTACGGCGAGGGAGGGGAAGAGTTCGTGCAGGCCCTCGTCGACCTCTTCATCGACGATGCCCCGCGCCGCCTGGCGACGCTGCGCGCCGCCGCGGAGTCGGGCGACGCCGATGCGGTGGCCAACGGGGCACACGCCCTGCAGGGGTCGGCCGCCACGTTAGGCGCCGTGGCGCTCACCCGGCTCGCCCGCGAGCTCGATGCCGCCGCGCAGGCGGGGCCGAACGCACCGCTCGTCTCGCTGGTCGAGCGCATCGGGCACGATGTCGCCCTCGTCTGCGCCCGCTTGCGGGAGTTGGTCGACCAGCATTCCCCCCCGGTCGACCTCTAG
- a CDS encoding elongation factor G, whose protein sequence is MREYRATDIRNVAVVGHGASGKTTLVDALAFVSGSSKRHGTIKEGTTLTDHTPEETERGYSISLGCAYAEWMDTKINLIDTPGYLDFHGDAIAGIAAADGVISVVSAQGGVEVGTEKTFHEAVSRGDPVLFVVSMMDKEHADFDRVYQQVKERLTSKVVPVEIPIGSGATFRGVINLFTRKAYLYTAGSKASDYTEADIPADQKETFDKYYQELIEAISATDDTLLERYLEGAEIGRDEAINGMKEAMKRMDLFPLFAVSAEHVIGIQAMLTELVQLMPSAYEMEELHGFKGAEGDHTVEIHAVDTNPFAALVFKTHSEPHVGEVSFFRIFSGQVANGQDVFNATRDGVEKMGHLCVGQGKERIEVPVLHAGDIGCVAKLKNTHTNDTLSTKEHPVRLFQIDFPEPVVHFAVHAATRNDEEKLQQGLHRLHDEDPTFETHYNPETHETIIAGLGERHLDVSLAKLRRKYNVAAELTRPRIAYRETLTGKGDGQGRHKKQSGGRGQFGDCWIRMAPRPRGDGYHFVDKIVGGVIPSGFRPAIDRGIQEASARGILAGYPLVDFEVELYDGSYHSVDSNEMSFKMAGILGFKAVAPKCKPILLEPLDHVEITTPDRYLGDVMGDLSGRRGHILGSDSPAAGLTTVKAHVPQAELHLYATDLSSLTHGHAMYKRRFHGYEQMPHEAAQKVVNEAAKAKKDEDEEA, encoded by the coding sequence ATGCGTGAGTATCGCGCGACGGACATCCGAAATGTGGCGGTAGTCGGACACGGAGCCAGCGGCAAGACCACCTTGGTCGACGCCCTGGCTTTCGTGTCCGGATCAAGTAAACGGCACGGCACCATCAAGGAGGGAACGACCCTCACCGACCATACCCCCGAGGAGACCGAGCGGGGCTACTCCATCAGCCTGGGCTGCGCATACGCCGAGTGGATGGACACCAAGATCAACCTCATCGACACCCCGGGGTACCTCGACTTCCACGGCGACGCGATCGCCGGTATCGCGGCCGCCGACGGCGTGATCAGCGTCGTGAGCGCGCAGGGTGGCGTCGAGGTGGGGACCGAAAAGACGTTCCATGAAGCCGTCTCGCGCGGCGACCCGGTCCTCTTCGTCGTCTCGATGATGGACAAGGAGCACGCCGACTTCGATCGCGTCTACCAGCAGGTCAAGGAGCGTCTCACCAGCAAGGTCGTCCCGGTCGAAATCCCCATCGGGAGCGGCGCCACCTTCCGCGGCGTGATCAACCTCTTCACCCGCAAGGCGTACCTCTACACGGCCGGTTCCAAGGCGAGCGACTACACCGAAGCCGACATCCCGGCCGACCAGAAGGAGACCTTCGACAAGTACTACCAGGAGCTCATCGAAGCCATCTCGGCCACCGACGACACCTTGCTCGAGCGCTATCTGGAAGGCGCGGAGATCGGGCGCGACGAGGCGATCAACGGGATGAAGGAAGCGATGAAGCGGATGGATCTCTTCCCGCTCTTCGCGGTTTCGGCCGAGCACGTGATCGGTATCCAGGCGATGCTGACCGAACTCGTGCAGTTGATGCCATCGGCCTATGAGATGGAAGAGCTGCACGGCTTCAAGGGCGCGGAGGGCGATCACACCGTCGAGATCCACGCGGTCGACACCAACCCGTTCGCCGCGCTCGTCTTCAAGACGCACTCCGAGCCGCACGTGGGCGAGGTGTCGTTCTTCCGCATCTTCTCCGGGCAGGTGGCCAACGGGCAGGACGTCTTCAACGCCACGCGCGACGGCGTCGAGAAGATGGGGCACCTGTGCGTGGGGCAGGGGAAGGAGCGCATCGAGGTTCCGGTGCTGCACGCCGGCGACATCGGCTGCGTGGCCAAGCTCAAGAACACGCACACCAACGACACGCTGTCCACGAAGGAACACCCCGTTCGCCTCTTCCAGATCGACTTCCCCGAGCCGGTCGTGCACTTCGCGGTGCATGCCGCCACGCGCAACGACGAGGAGAAGCTGCAACAGGGATTGCACCGGTTGCACGACGAGGATCCGACGTTCGAGACGCACTACAACCCCGAAACGCACGAGACCATCATCGCCGGGTTAGGGGAACGCCATCTCGACGTGTCGCTGGCCAAGTTGCGCCGCAAGTACAACGTCGCGGCCGAGCTCACGCGTCCGCGCATCGCGTATCGCGAGACGCTCACGGGCAAGGGCGACGGGCAGGGGCGTCACAAGAAGCAGTCCGGCGGCCGCGGACAGTTTGGCGATTGCTGGATCCGCATGGCACCGCGTCCACGTGGCGACGGCTACCACTTCGTCGACAAGATCGTGGGCGGCGTCATTCCGTCGGGCTTCAGGCCGGCGATCGATCGCGGGATCCAGGAGGCGTCAGCACGCGGCATCCTGGCCGGCTATCCCTTGGTGGACTTCGAGGTCGAGCTGTACGACGGCTCGTACCACTCGGTCGACTCGAACGAAATGTCGTTCAAGATGGCCGGGATCCTCGGCTTCAAGGCCGTGGCACCCAAGTGCAAGCCGATCCTGCTCGAGCCGCTCGATCATGTGGAGATCACCACCCCCGATCGCTACCTGGGCGACGTGATGGGTGACCTCTCGGGTCGTCGTGGCCACATCCTCGGCTCCGATTCGCCGGCGGCGGGGCTGACGACCGTGAAGGCGCACGTGCCGCAGGCCGAGTTGCACCTGTACGCCACCGACCTCAGCTCGCTGACGCACGGACACGCCATGTACAAGCGGCGCTTCCACGGCTACGAGCAGATGCCGCACGAGGCCGCACAGAAGGTGGTGAACGAGGCCGCCAAGGCCAAGAAGGACGAGGACGAGGAGGCATAG